Genomic window (Candidatus Hydrogenedentota bacterium):
GGCGCGGCCGGACTGCGGGTCCGCGCGTCAATCGGTGACTACACCGTACCGAATCCAAGGGAATTGTAATCATGAGTTTTTACCGGTCTGTGTCCATGATGTTGGTGCTTGTCGGTTTGGCTGGATACCCGATTGCGTCGTTCGCGGACTGGCCGCAGTTCCTCGGCCCGAACCGAAACGGCGTTTCCGATGAAAAAGGCCTTGCGCGCGAGTGGCCGGAGGGCGGACCGCGCGTGCTTTGGAGCGTCGCCGTCGGTGAGGGATATGCGGGCGCCGCGGTGCGCGATGGCGAGGTCTATGTGCTCGACCGCAGGGAAGGCACGACCGACATTCTGCGCTGTTTCGCGCTGAACGACGGCAACGAGTTGTGGAACTACTCGTACGAGGCGCCCGGCAATGTAGGCCACACCGGTTCGCGCAATCCGCCGACGGTGGACGAAAAGTATGTTTACTCCGTCGGTATGGTGGGCGATTTTCTGTGCACGGACCGCAAAATCCACAAGCCTGCCTGGCAGAAAAACTTCATCAAGGAATTCGGGACGGAACTTCCGCGCTGGGGCTATTCGCAGTCGCCGGTGCTGTACAAGAACCTTGTCATCGTCGCCCCGCAGGCGCCGGATGCGTTCATCGTTGCGTACGATCGCGAGAAAGGCGATCTGGTCTGGAAGTCGGCGGGTTTGGGCCGCGTGGGGTACGTATCGCCGGTGGTGGTGACGCTTGCGGGCGTCGAACAATTGGTCATGACGGGCGCGGGTTCGCGGGATGGCTCCGAGTTGGGCGCGACTGCCGGCATTTCGCTTGATGACGGTTCGATCCTCTGGAAATACGAGGGCTGGCAATGCTGGATTCCGATTCCAAACGCTACACCGTTGCCGGGCGACAAACTGTTCATCACCGGCGGCTACAATGCAGGGTCGGCAATCGTTCAGGTCGCAAAGGGCGCTGGCGGTTTCGAAGCGAAAGAAGTGATGAAATTGAGTGCGGACACCT
Coding sequences:
- a CDS encoding PQQ-binding-like beta-propeller repeat protein, translated to MSFYRSVSMMLVLVGLAGYPIASFADWPQFLGPNRNGVSDEKGLAREWPEGGPRVLWSVAVGEGYAGAAVRDGEVYVLDRREGTTDILRCFALNDGNELWNYSYEAPGNVGHTGSRNPPTVDEKYVYSVGMVGDFLCTDRKIHKPAWQKNFIKEFGTELPRWGYSQSPVLYKNLVIVAPQAPDAFIVAYDREKGDLVWKSAGLGRVGYVSPVVVTLAGVEQLVMTGAGSRDGSELGATAGISLDDGSILWKYEGWQCWIPIPNATPLPGDKLFITGGYNAGSAIVQVAKGAGGFEAKEVMKLSADTCGSQIHQPIVYKDHLYVNSNSNERLDGMSCFTLDGALKWRSKDAESNPLFERGNFIIADDLIIALDGKTGILYLVEPSPEGYKQLAMAPVVEGRELWGPLAISDGKLLVRSQDILKCLDLKNPKVAALE